A window of the Vigna angularis cultivar LongXiaoDou No.4 chromosome 3, ASM1680809v1, whole genome shotgun sequence genome harbors these coding sequences:
- the LOC108325809 gene encoding cell division cycle 20.2, cofactor of APC complex — translation MWNLEHDWYSPKSLLSTPTHYDFPGDRFIPNRSLMDLDQAQSLLTNRTKKIQNKKFNDAYRQIVEEKLSLDSEGKPFKMLVFRGSPKSSRKSIRYIDEMREEEAASLQNNSNQHHSSRRLPKGESRILDAPNIRNDYYANIMDWGKNNILAVALGSNMYLWNSDNSNVTKLLKASGNDFPTSVSWSEDTKYLGIGFKSSKLELWDAESSKPIRILEGHSERIATIAWNGHILTSGSHDKYIINHDVRARTNVISRVKAHRAEVCGLKWSRGNILASGGNENHIYVWELSKMSSSNFLHCFKDHCAAVKALAWCPYDSGVLASGGGTEDRCIKLWNVKYGTCISSIDTKAQVCGLEWNRHHKEVLSGHGFSTSAHHNQLCLWRYPSMTKVGALERHTSRVLDICQSPDGLTVVSAGADETLRFWNVFGPPVSNNYETDLDNLLSLKVSPIR, via the exons atgtggAATCTTGAACATGATTGGTACTCTCCCAAGAGTCTTCTCAGCACTCCCACCCATTATGATTTTCCA ggTGATCGCTTCATTCCCAACAGGAGTTTGATGGATCTTGATCAAGCCCAGAGTTTGCTCACAAACAGGACCAAAAAAATTCAGAACAAAAAATTCAAT GATGCGTACAGACAGATAGTGGAAGAGAAACTAAGTTTGGATTCAGAAGGAAAGCCATTTAAGATGTTGGTTTTTAGGGGAAGTCCAAAATCAAGCAGAAAATCCATTCGTTATATTGATGAGATGCGAGAGGAAGAAGCAGCGTCATTGCAGAACAATAGCAATCAACATCACAGTTCAAGAAGATTGCCTAAG GGAGAATCAAGGATATTGGATGCACCAAATATTAGAAATGATTACTACGCAAACATCATGGATTGGGGGAAAAACAACATTCTTGCTGTTGCTTTAGGCTCAAACATGTACCTTTGGAACTCAGACAATAGTAATGTAACAAAGTTGCTTAAAGCCTCTGGCAACGATTTTCCTACGAGTGTTTCCTGGTCAGAGGATACCAAGTACTTGGGAATAGGATTCAAGAGCTCAAAGCTTGAACTCTGGGATGCAGAATCTTCCAAACCA ATAAGGATCCTTGAAGGTCATAGTGAAAGGATAGCAACCATTGCATGGAATGGTCATATTTTAACTTCAGGAAGCCATGACAAGTACATAATCAACCATGATG TTAGAGCAAGAACAAATGTGATATCCCGGGTAAAAGCACACAGAGCAGAAGTTTGTGGTCTGAAATGGTCAAGGGGCAACATATTGGCAAGTGGTGGAAATGAAAATCATATTTATGTATGGGAATTGTCCAAAATGAGTTCATCCAATTTCTTGCACTGTTTTAAGGACCATTGTGCTGCAGTCAAGGCACTTGCCTGGTGTCCTTATGATTCAGGTGTGCTTGCCTCTGGAGGTGGCACTGAAGATAGATGTATCAAGTTATGGAATGTGAAATATGGAACCTGCATTTCCAGCATAGATACGAAGGCTCAG GTTTGCGGATTAGAATGGAATAGACATCATAAGGAGGTATTAAGTGGCCATGGATTCAGCACAAGTGCACATCACAATCAACTTTGTTTGTGGAGATATCCATCTATGACTAAAGTGGGAGCCTTGGAACGTCACACTTCTAGAGTACTTGATATATGTCAG AGCCCAGATGGTTTAACAGTGGTGTCAGCTGGAGCAGATGAAACTCTTCGCTTTTGGAATGTATTTGGGCCACCTGTAAGTAATAACTATGAGACAGATCTGGATAACCTTTTGTCTCTCAAGGTTTCTCCAATAAGGTGA